In Amphiprion ocellaris isolate individual 3 ecotype Okinawa chromosome 3, ASM2253959v1, whole genome shotgun sequence, one genomic interval encodes:
- the LOC111578323 gene encoding G-protein coupled receptor 22-like, whose product MHILPCPEKEATMSNVTVTDNTEPISRTMSPATPSPYPYPVSFQVSLTGFLMLEILLGLSSNLTVLALYCMKSNLISSVSNIVTMNLHVLDVLICVCCIPLTIVVVLLSLEGDTALVCCFHEACVSFASVATAANVLAITLDRYDISVKPANRVLTMGRALALLATIWVLSFVSFLVPFIEVGFFAQGHADLNQTVVENVVHTNQYYTELGLYYHLLAQIPIFFFTAVVMLITYSKILQALNIRIGTRFHASQKKKARRKKRPSMTAMTTQQEATDGSQSSGSRNPTLGMRTSVSVIIALRRAVKRHRERRERQKRVFRMSLLIVSTFLLCWTPITVLNTVILSVGPSDLMVKLRLGFLVMAYGTTIFHPLLYAFTRQKFQKVLKSKMKKRVVSIIEADPTPNNAIIHNSWIDPKRNKKVTFEDKDARLKCLSSEDVE is encoded by the coding sequence ATGCATATCCTTCCCTGCCCAGAAAAAGAAGCCACCATGAGCAACGTCACGGTCACCGACAACACCGAACCCATCAGCCGCACCATGAGTCCGGCAACTCCCAGCCCATATCCCTATCCTGTTAGTTTTCAGGTCTCTCTGACAGGCTTCCTCATGCTAGAAATCCTGCTGGGCCTGAGCTCTAACCTAACAGTGCTTGCCCTCTACTGTATGAAATCAAACCTCATTAGTTCTGTCAGTAACATCGTCACTATGAATCTCCACGTGCTGGACGTACTAATTTGTGTGTGCTGCATCCCCCTCACcattgtggtggttttgctCTCGCTGGAAGGAGACACTGCTCTTGTCTGCTGCTTCCACGAAGCCTGCGTGTCTTTTGCTAGTGTCGCCACTGCTGCTAATGTGCTTGCCATCACCCTTGATCGCTATGACATCTCTGTCAAACCAGCCAACCGAGTACTGACCATGGGACGTGCCCTGGCCCTGCTAGCTACCATTTGGGTGTTGTCCTTCGTAAGTTTCCTTGTACCCTTTATTGAGGTGGGCTTCTTTGCCCAAGGCCACGCAGACCTGAACCAGACAGTGGTGGAGAACGTGGTCCACACTAACCAGTATTACACTGAGCTAGGCCTATACTACCATTTGCTTGCTCAGATTCCTATTTTCTTCTTTACTGCCGTCGTCATGCTCATCACTTATTCCAAGATCCTGCAGGCACTCAACATTCGCATTGGCACACGTTTCCACGcttcacagaagaagaaggctCGCAGGAAAAAGCGCCCATCCATGACGGCCATGACAACACAGCAAGAGGCCACCGATGGTTCCCAGAGCAGTGGCAGCCGCAATCCCACACTGGGTATGCGTACCTCTGTCTCTGTCATCATTGCCTTGCGCAGGGCTGTAAAGCGCCACAGAGAACGGCGAGAGCGCCAGAAGAGGGTTTTCAGGATGTCCCTCCTGATTGTGTCTACTTTCTTGCTGTGCTGGACGCCCATCACAGTGCTCAACACGGTCATCCTGAGCGTGGGCCCCAGTGACCTCATGGTCAAGTTGAGACTAGGCTTCCTGGTCATGGCTTATGGGACCACTATCTTTCACCCTCTACTCTATGCCTTCACCAGGCAGAAGTTCCAGAAAGTCTTGAAAAGCAAAATGAAGAAGCGAGTGGTGTCGATCATTGAGGCAGATCCTACCCCAAATAATGCTATTATTCACAACTCCTGGATCGACCCAAAGAGGAACAAAAAGGTGACATTTGAGGACAAAGATGCCCGACTGAAATGTCTGTCATCTGAGGACGTGGAGTGA